The genomic window CGGTCGAAGGCGCGGGCACGAAGCTTTTCTCGTCCCGTACGACGAGGGTGACCGCCGACCCGGCGGGCAGCCGGAGCTCCGCCACCTCCACGCCGTGCATCTTGGACCTGCCGGGCACCGCGACCGACAGCAGATGGCCGCGCAGCCGCTCCAGCGGGGCGGACTCGATGCCCAGGTCCGCAGTCTCGGAGGGGTCCTCGGAGATCTTCAGGGCCTTCGCCAGCCACGGCAGGGTCGGACCCTGGATGAGCGTGTAGACGATGACGAGCACGAAGACGATGTTGAAGACCCGGGTGCTGCCCTCGATCCCGGACACCATGGGAATGGTCGCCAGGATGATGGGAACGGCTCCGCGCAGCCCGGCCCAGGACATCAGCGCCTTCTCGCGGCGTGGCAGCCGGAAGGGCGCCAGGCTGATGAAGACGGACAGCGGTCTGGCCACCGCCGTCAGGACCAGTCCGACGACCACCGCGGGCCAGAAGTCGTCGAGGAGGTCGTGCGGGGTGACCAGCAGACCGAGCAGGACGAACATGCCGATCTGGGCGATCCAGCCGAGCCCGTCCGCGAACCCGCGGGTGGCCGGCCAGTGCGGGAGCTTGGAGTTGCCGAGGACCATCGCGGCCAGGTAGACGGCCAGGAACCCACTGCCGTGGGCCATGGCCCCGGCCGCGTACGCGGACACCGCGATGGCCATCACGGCGATCGGGTAGAGGCCGGAGGCGGGGAGCGCCACATGGCGCAGCCCGAGGGAGCCGAGCCAGCCGACCCCGAGGCCGATGGCCGCGCCGATCGCCAGCTCCAGGGCTATCTCGCCGACCAGCACGTACCAGTGATCCACCGGGCCGGCGGTCGAGAACGCCACCACCAGGATGACCACGGGGGCGTCGTTGAAGCCGGATTCGGCCTCCAGGACGCCGGTGATCCGTGAGGGGAGCGGGACCCTGCGCAGCACGGAGAAGACGGCCGCCGCGTCGGTGGAGGAGACGACGGCGCCGATGATCAGCGCCTGCCGCCAGTCGAGGCCGACGAGGTAGTGCGCCGCGCTCGCGGTGACGCCCACGCTGATGCCCACGCCGACCGTCGACAGCACGGCCGCGGCCGGCAGTGCGGGTTTCACTTCTTTCCACTTCGTGCCAAGACCGCCCTCGGCCAGGATGACGACCAGGGCGGCGTAGCCGATCACCTGGGTCAGCTCGGCGTTGTCGAACTTGACGTCGAAGAAGCCGTCCTGACCCATGGCGATACCGATGCCGAGGTACAGGAGCAGGCTCGGGAGCCCGCTGCGGGACGAGATGCGTACGGCCGCGACGGCGACCAGCAGGACGACCGAGCAGACGAGCAGAAGTTCATTGAGCGCGTGGACAGTCAGGGTCCGTTCCTTCCCTGCGTGCGCCTTCCGGATCGGCCTCCGGCGGCCACTACTTCGTTACCTTACCTAATCTTTAACGCTTTCTTGACGCCTTCGAGTGTCCGTGCGAAGCGGTGCGCAAATGGATGCATCCCCATACCGCGTCCGAGTGGCTTCTGCGGGGCGCCTATGGTTGCTCCAGCACGCCCAGGACCACCCTGCCCCTCGAAGGACAGCGATGCCCGCCAACACCACCGCGCCTCCCCAGCCTGTCGATGTGAAGTCGGCGGGCGGGAAGAAGAAGGGGCGACGCGCCCGCCTGCTCGTGATCGTCCTGGTGCTGGCGCTCGTCGCGGGTGTCGGTTACGGCGCGTTCTGGTCCGTCTCCACGGTCCGGGCCTCCTACCCGCAGACCACCGGATCGATCGAGCTCAAGGGTCTTTCCGGTGACGTCGACGTCAAGCGCGACGACTACGGGATCCCGCAGATCTACGCGGACACCGACAGCGACCTCTTCCGCGCCCAGGGCTTCGTCCAGGCCCAGGACCGCTTCTGGGAGATGGACGTACGCCGCCACATGACCTCGGGGCGGCTCTCCGAGATGTTCGGCGCCGGGCAGGTCGAGACCGACTCCTTCCTGCGCACGCTGGGCTGGCGCAAGGTCGCGCAGGAGGAGTACGACACGGTCCTGGACGAGGACACGAAGAAGAACCTCCAGGCCTACGCGGACGGGGTGAACGCGTACCTGGCGGGCAAGGACGGCAAGGACCTCTCCGTCGAGTACGCCGCGCTCGGGCTGACCAACGACTACAAGCCCACCGAGTGGACCCCGGTCGACTCGGTCGCCTGGCTGAAGGCGATGGCCTGGGACCTGCGCGGCAACATGCAGGACGAGATCGACCGTTCGCTGATGACCAGCAGGCTCAGCGACAAGGAGATCAAGGACCTCTACCCGGACTACCCGTACAAGAAGAACAAGCCGATCGTCGACCAGGGTGCGATCGACCCGGTCACGGGCAAGTTCGATCCGCAGGCCGAGCCGTCGGACAGCATCGGGTCCCAGACCGTGCAGGGCGCGACCGCGGGTGTGAACACACAGCTCTCCGCGCTCTCCGACACCCTGGACGAGATCCCGGCGCTGCTCGGTCCGAACGGCAACGGCATCGGGTCGAACTCCTGGGTCGTCTCGGGCGCACACACGACGACCGGGAAGCCCCTGCTGGCCAACGACCCGCACCTGGCGCCGCAGCTGCCCTCGCTCTGGTACCAGATGGGGCTGCACTGCCGGCAGGTCTCGGAGACCTGCAAGTACGACACGGCCGGCTACACGTTCTCCGGGATGCCCGGTGTGATCATCGGCCACAACCAGGACATCGCCTGGGGCTTCACGAACCTCGGTGCCGACGTCACCGACCTCTTCCTGGAGAAGGTCTCCGCCGAGGGCTACCAGTACGACGGCAAGACCAAGCCCTTCGACACCCGCGAGGAGACCATCAAGGTCGCCGGCGGCAAGAGCCGGAAGATCACCGTCCGCGAGACCAACAACGGCCCCCTCCTCTCCGACCGCAGCAACGAGCTGAAGAAGGTCGGCAAGAAGGCCCCCGTCGGCAACTCCGCACCCGACCGCGGTGACGGGTACGCGGTCGCGCTGAAGTGGACGGCACTGGAACCCGGCCACTCCATGGACGCGGTCTTCGAGATCAACCGCGCCAAGGACTTCTCGAGCTTCCGCAAGGCGGCCGCCCACTTCGAGGTGCCGTCGCAGAACCTCATCTACGCGGACACCAAGGGCAACATCGGCTACCAGTCGCCCGGCAAGATCCCGGTCCGTCTCAAAGGCGACGACGGCACGCACCCCAGCCCCGGCTGGAAGTCGGACTACGGCTGGGAGAAGGAGCCGATCCCCTTCGACGAGCTGCCGTACGAGTACAACCCGAAGCGCGGCTACATCGTCACCGCCAACCAGGCCGTCATCGACGAGGACACGTACCCCCACCTGCTCACCAAGGACTGGGGCTACGGCGTACGCAGCCAGCGGATCAACGACCTCATCGGGTCGAAGATCAAGGGCGGCGAGAAGA from Streptomyces sp. NBC_01341 includes these protein-coding regions:
- a CDS encoding potassium/proton antiporter, with protein sequence MLVCSVVLLVAVAAVRISSRSGLPSLLLYLGIGIAMGQDGFFDVKFDNAELTQVIGYAALVVILAEGGLGTKWKEVKPALPAAAVLSTVGVGISVGVTASAAHYLVGLDWRQALIIGAVVSSTDAAAVFSVLRRVPLPSRITGVLEAESGFNDAPVVILVVAFSTAGPVDHWYVLVGEIALELAIGAAIGLGVGWLGSLGLRHVALPASGLYPIAVMAIAVSAYAAGAMAHGSGFLAVYLAAMVLGNSKLPHWPATRGFADGLGWIAQIGMFVLLGLLVTPHDLLDDFWPAVVVGLVLTAVARPLSVFISLAPFRLPRREKALMSWAGLRGAVPIILATIPMVSGIEGSTRVFNIVFVLVIVYTLIQGPTLPWLAKALKISEDPSETADLGIESAPLERLRGHLLSVAVPGRSKMHGVEVAELRLPAGSAVTLVVRDEKSFVPAPSTVLRRGDELLVVATDPVRDATEARLRAVGEGGKLAGWLGTDGVVRRTSGSGDVPHIAKLAKRLGRSGDDRRGERAGDRRSHR
- a CDS encoding penicillin acylase family protein, with the translated sequence MPANTTAPPQPVDVKSAGGKKKGRRARLLVIVLVLALVAGVGYGAFWSVSTVRASYPQTTGSIELKGLSGDVDVKRDDYGIPQIYADTDSDLFRAQGFVQAQDRFWEMDVRRHMTSGRLSEMFGAGQVETDSFLRTLGWRKVAQEEYDTVLDEDTKKNLQAYADGVNAYLAGKDGKDLSVEYAALGLTNDYKPTEWTPVDSVAWLKAMAWDLRGNMQDEIDRSLMTSRLSDKEIKDLYPDYPYKKNKPIVDQGAIDPVTGKFDPQAEPSDSIGSQTVQGATAGVNTQLSALSDTLDEIPALLGPNGNGIGSNSWVVSGAHTTTGKPLLANDPHLAPQLPSLWYQMGLHCRQVSETCKYDTAGYTFSGMPGVIIGHNQDIAWGFTNLGADVTDLFLEKVSAEGYQYDGKTKPFDTREETIKVAGGKSRKITVRETNNGPLLSDRSNELKKVGKKAPVGNSAPDRGDGYAVALKWTALEPGHSMDAVFEINRAKDFSSFRKAAAHFEVPSQNLIYADTKGNIGYQSPGKIPVRLKGDDGTHPSPGWKSDYGWEKEPIPFDELPYEYNPKRGYIVTANQAVIDEDTYPHLLTKDWGYGVRSQRINDLIGSKIKGGEKISTDDMQQLQMDNHSAIAAELVPELLKIQISDESVRETQKLLEGWDYTQESDSAPAAYFNGVWRNILKLAFGNKLPKEMRAKGDCIYVEPVAGSGPVDDEGKLVRECGQRAPDAAQPDGGDRWYEVVESIMDDQDNDWWKVPAKGREQAIDNRDELFARAMKDARWELTAELGKDVGTWSWGRLHQLTLRNQTLGKEGPGLLQRALNRGPWDLGGGEAAVNASGWNAAGGYGVIWVPSMRMVVNVGDWDKSRWINLTGASGHAFSSHYTDQTDKWADGELLDWSYTKGGVDGSTVDTLTLKKP